A genomic region of Nitrospinota bacterium contains the following coding sequences:
- a CDS encoding ATP-dependent Clp protease ATP-binding subunit, whose protein sequence is MKMLPYSPGVVAAWQIAVMETTGARMARIAPEQYLCGLMKLAEAAGYIERSGQLAPADEQILRMEVETVNRLLSQSGIDRVAARRRLRQIVGVGAYDWSGEKVVHRDALLKKMFDRGNAIATAFRAPAVNTVHLLEAVCESPTPIIKRLFRELNAELPALERLAEQANGALAPPPQPGAEPLSQDTVSPGEAPAGSAENDLRTLGRDLTALAKAGRIDPLIGRREELSRIERVLTRKTKSNPALVGEAGVGKTAVVEGLALRIAQGAITPALRDCRVVEIRMSALIAGTKYRGDFEERLNRIVSAAEADPKLILFLDELHTLIGAGDGGGGGLDAANILKPALARGSMRCIGATTFDEYERRIEKDPALARRFMKVVINEPSEDEALEILRGVKPAFESHHGMVIEDTAVEAAVRLSARYLKDRRLPDKAIDLLDEACSMIKVETLGPSTGAKPLGPVTARAVAEVVAERTGINVTEAENGQSARFLDLEEILLARVVGQDNAVRAVSARLRVSGAGLRDPGKPVGVFLFMGPTGVGKTYLAEQLAMALFGDERGMIRIDMSEFMEAHTVARLTGAPPGYVGHDEEGQLTGALKKRPYSLVLLDEVEKAHPQVWDLFLQVFDDGRLTDGKGRTVDASHAVFVMTSNIGSNKVRERPLGFTSHDVENDDSRKGYLMALAERFRPELINRIDDVVVFNPLDEDGIRSIARMALSGIGEILARRSIAFNADDDAINIIASKGFDPTYGARHLRRVMETLVDKPLSEYLLKGEITGGDTITMKVRGDEITFVKTAKQAAENA, encoded by the coding sequence ATGAAGATGCTTCCCTATTCGCCCGGTGTGGTAGCCGCATGGCAAATAGCGGTGATGGAAACCACCGGCGCCCGCATGGCGCGCATCGCCCCGGAACAATATCTTTGCGGCCTGATGAAGCTTGCCGAGGCCGCCGGATATATTGAGCGCTCGGGCCAGCTTGCCCCGGCGGACGAGCAGATATTGCGCATGGAGGTGGAAACCGTAAACCGCCTGCTCTCCCAATCGGGGATAGACCGGGTGGCCGCAAGACGCCGGTTGCGCCAGATTGTGGGAGTCGGGGCTTACGATTGGTCCGGCGAAAAGGTGGTCCACCGCGACGCGCTCCTCAAGAAAATGTTCGACCGTGGAAACGCCATCGCCACGGCTTTCCGGGCCCCGGCTGTAAACACCGTACATTTGCTGGAAGCCGTTTGCGAATCCCCCACGCCAATTATCAAACGGCTGTTCCGGGAACTGAACGCGGAGCTTCCCGCGCTGGAACGGCTGGCGGAACAGGCCAACGGCGCTCTTGCTCCACCTCCCCAGCCCGGCGCGGAGCCGTTATCGCAAGATACGGTGTCACCGGGGGAAGCTCCCGCAGGGTCCGCCGAGAACGACCTTAGAACGCTCGGGCGGGACCTTACGGCGCTGGCCAAGGCGGGCAGGATAGACCCTCTCATTGGCCGCCGGGAAGAACTTTCGCGGATCGAACGGGTCCTTACGAGAAAGACGAAATCCAACCCCGCGCTTGTAGGCGAGGCGGGCGTGGGCAAAACCGCCGTGGTGGAAGGGCTGGCGCTCCGCATCGCCCAAGGGGCCATAACCCCGGCGTTGCGGGATTGCAGGGTTGTGGAAATCCGCATGAGCGCCCTCATCGCTGGCACAAAATACCGGGGGGATTTTGAGGAGCGTTTAAACCGCATCGTATCCGCCGCCGAGGCCGACCCGAAGCTTATCCTGTTTCTGGACGAGTTGCACACCCTCATAGGCGCCGGGGATGGCGGCGGAGGCGGGCTGGACGCGGCCAACATATTAAAACCGGCGCTGGCCCGGGGTTCCATGCGATGCATCGGGGCCACCACTTTCGACGAATACGAGCGGCGCATCGAGAAAGACCCGGCGCTGGCGCGGCGGTTCATGAAGGTGGTCATCAACGAGCCGTCGGAAGATGAAGCCCTGGAAATCCTGCGCGGGGTAAAACCTGCGTTTGAGTCTCATCACGGGATGGTGATAGAAGACACAGCCGTGGAAGCGGCGGTGCGCCTTTCGGCGCGATATTTAAAGGACCGGCGATTGCCCGACAAAGCCATAGATCTGCTGGATGAAGCCTGCTCCATGATAAAGGTGGAAACGCTTGGCCCTTCAACTGGCGCTAAACCCCTGGGGCCTGTCACGGCGCGGGCCGTGGCGGAAGTTGTGGCCGAGCGCACAGGGATAAACGTTACGGAAGCTGAAAACGGCCAGTCCGCCCGGTTTCTTGATCTCGAAGAAATCCTGCTGGCCCGCGTTGTGGGGCAGGACAATGCCGTGAGGGCCGTATCAGCCCGTTTGCGCGTTTCGGGCGCGGGCCTGCGCGACCCAGGCAAACCGGTGGGTGTCTTTCTGTTCATGGGGCCCACCGGAGTTGGCAAAACATACCTGGCCGAACAGTTGGCCATGGCGCTCTTTGGCGACGAACGCGGCATGATACGCATAGACATGAGCGAATTCATGGAAGCCCACACCGTGGCGCGGCTGACGGGCGCGCCTCCCGGCTACGTGGGGCACGATGAAGAGGGGCAGTTGACCGGGGCGTTGAAGAAGCGCCCTTACTCACTGGTGCTCCTTGATGAGGTGGAGAAGGCCCATCCGCAGGTGTGGGACCTGTTCCTGCAAGTCTTCGATGACGGGCGGTTGACCGACGGCAAGGGGCGCACGGTGGACGCTTCCCACGCGGTGTTCGTGATGACCAGTAACATCGGCTCCAACAAGGTTCGGGAACGACCCTTGGGATTCACCAGTCATGACGTGGAAAACGATGATAGCCGCAAGGGTTACTTGATGGCCCTGGCGGAACGCTTCCGGCCAGAGCTGATCAACCGTATAGACGACGTGGTGGTGTTCAATCCACTGGATGAAGATGGCATCCGCTCCATCGCCCGCATGGCCCTGTCGGGCATTGGCGAGATTCTGGCGCGACGTTCCATTGCTTTTAATGCGGACGATGACGCTATCAATATTATCGCCAGCAAAGGGTTCGACCCAACCTATGGCGCAAGACATCTGCGCCGCGTCATGGAAACACTGGTGGACAAACCTTTGAGCGAATATCTTCTAAAAGGCGAGATAACCGGCGGCGACACTATAACTATGAAGGTCCGGGGTGATGAAATAACTTTCGTTAAAACAGCGAAGCAAGCGGCGGAGAACGCTTGA
- a CDS encoding sigma-70 family RNA polymerase sigma factor — protein sequence MPRGCVTGDMAEAWDVSSAGFIKKVVAQDAASIERLVRAYTRHLHNAAVGMGFDPETAKEMVQDTWITFYEKVPAFEGRSSVRTFIFAILYRKGLEKCRELAKLRKHDPVDDVVAARFDLRGHWVRPPASPEEFVLAAETSEKFHACLEKLPLTQRAAFTLKEVDDLESEEICNTLGITVTNLGVLLYRARNRLRECLEVKSGWKS from the coding sequence ATGCCAAGAGGATGTGTGACGGGGGACATGGCGGAAGCGTGGGATGTAAGCTCGGCCGGGTTCATTAAAAAAGTGGTGGCGCAAGACGCGGCCTCCATTGAGCGGCTGGTGCGGGCTTACACCAGGCACTTGCATAACGCGGCGGTGGGGATGGGTTTCGACCCGGAAACCGCCAAGGAAATGGTTCAGGACACCTGGATCACGTTCTATGAGAAGGTACCCGCCTTTGAGGGGCGTTCCAGCGTCCGCACGTTTATATTCGCCATTCTTTACAGGAAGGGGCTTGAGAAGTGCCGGGAGCTGGCGAAACTGCGGAAACACGACCCCGTGGACGATGTTGTGGCGGCGAGGTTCGATTTACGGGGCCATTGGGTGAGGCCGCCCGCCAGCCCCGAGGAATTTGTTTTAGCCGCGGAGACATCGGAAAAGTTCCATGCGTGTCTCGAAAAGCTTCCATTAACCCAGCGGGCCGCGTTCACGCTGAAGGAAGTGGACGACCTGGAGAGTGAAGAAATCTGTAATACCCTGGGGATTACCGTCACTAATCTTGGAGTGCTACTTTACAGGGCGCGAAACAGGTTGCGGGAGTGCCTCGAGGTAAAATCGGGCTGGAAGAGCTAA
- a CDS encoding thioredoxin family protein — translation MGRGSLRFFARAVPLMVALSISAGQTAGAAEIMPFDGKKFAEAQKSGVTIIVGAHADWCPTCKKQEPVIENLSKDGKFATAIVFKVNFDTDKEALKLLKISYQSTLIVFKGNKEAGRSVGETDPGKIRALFEKGI, via the coding sequence ATGGGAAGAGGTTCATTGAGGTTTTTTGCCAGGGCCGTCCCCCTTATGGTGGCGCTTTCAATATCGGCCGGCCAAACAGCGGGCGCGGCGGAGATAATGCCATTCGACGGCAAAAAATTCGCTGAGGCCCAAAAAAGCGGCGTTACAATCATTGTGGGCGCCCATGCCGATTGGTGCCCAACCTGCAAAAAACAGGAGCCTGTAATCGAAAATCTTTCGAAAGACGGCAAGTTCGCCACCGCAATTGTGTTCAAGGTCAACTTTGACACGGATAAGGAGGCCTTAAAACTTCTGAAAATATCGTATCAAAGCACCCTGATAGTGTTTAAGGGGAACAAGGAAGCGGGGCGTTCCGTGGGTGAAACGGATCCGGGGAAAATCCGCGCGCTGTTTGAAAAGGGAATTTGA
- a CDS encoding TetR/AcrR family transcriptional regulator → MPRAKEYDRDEVLEQAALVFWSKGFEAASMADLVAATGLNTFSMYREFGSKEGLFEASLDSYYHTVLTRAVNGLRETPGLPSIKEFLFAFPPIMATRDYKGCLYVNTLTEKSVVNDRAITRVAGFCAELTGLLEDAIKAAQKKGEIASGKNAKALANYFLMVVQGLSIYGRVVKDRKMIHKVVETALSALEG, encoded by the coding sequence ATGCCGCGAGCTAAAGAATACGACAGGGACGAGGTGCTGGAACAGGCCGCGCTCGTTTTCTGGAGCAAAGGGTTCGAAGCGGCCTCCATGGCCGATCTGGTGGCCGCCACGGGGCTGAACACCTTCAGCATGTACCGGGAGTTCGGCAGTAAAGAAGGGCTTTTCGAGGCTTCGCTTGACAGCTATTACCACACCGTGCTGACGCGGGCCGTGAACGGCCTCCGGGAAACTCCAGGGTTGCCGTCCATCAAAGAGTTTCTTTTCGCGTTCCCGCCAATAATGGCCACCAGGGATTACAAGGGCTGTCTGTATGTGAACACCTTGACCGAAAAGAGCGTGGTGAACGACAGGGCCATCACCCGGGTGGCGGGTTTTTGCGCGGAGCTGACAGGCCTGCTGGAGGACGCCATCAAGGCCGCCCAGAAGAAAGGCGAAATAGCTTCGGGCAAAAACGCGAAGGCGCTGGCCAACTATTTTTTAATGGTGGTCCAGGGGTTGAGTATCTACGGCAGGGTGGTTAAGGACAGGAAGATGATTCATAAAGTGGTGGAAACCGCCCTGTCCGCGCTGGAGGGGTGA
- a CDS encoding SRPBCC family protein produces MTEFKLEKLVDAPRSEVWQKLSDFGNVHVFHPMVEKSTLHSAVKCGVGAKRTCEFYNGQGHVDEEVTGWKEGESMTVAIRDGSMPLKEGVVHFDLKDAGQGKTLLTLSVHFEMKGGIFGKIMGPVMMRPMMRKMLGQVVDGLEKHLRTGKYIGLNGKLEPGLS; encoded by the coding sequence ATGACGGAGTTCAAGCTTGAGAAACTGGTGGACGCGCCCCGGAGCGAAGTGTGGCAAAAGCTTTCCGATTTCGGCAACGTTCATGTGTTTCACCCCATGGTGGAGAAATCCACGTTACATAGCGCCGTTAAATGCGGCGTTGGCGCCAAGAGGACTTGCGAGTTCTATAACGGCCAGGGGCATGTGGATGAAGAGGTGACCGGATGGAAAGAGGGCGAATCCATGACCGTAGCAATAAGGGACGGAAGCATGCCCCTAAAGGAGGGGGTGGTCCATTTCGATTTGAAGGACGCGGGGCAGGGCAAGACCCTGCTCACCTTGTCTGTCCATTTCGAAATGAAAGGCGGGATATTCGGGAAGATCATGGGGCCGGTGATGATGAGACCGATGATGAGGAAGATGCTGGGCCAGGTTGTTGACGGGCTGGAAAAGCATCTGCGGACGGGTAAATATATCGGCCTCAACGGAAAGCTGGAGCCGGGGTTGTCTTAA
- a CDS encoding transposase — MKERLTGERIIGILKESEAGKKNIIPLPPARHYRACCLAGIAGSTFHYEVDDSGKDDTLRKRMRELAARNRRFGLPRLHAMLRAEGLETNHKRSERIYHEEGLSLRTKRRNRKMPALRKIGRRSIAHFLPS, encoded by the coding sequence ATGAAGGAACGGTTAACGGGAGAGCGGATCATCGGGATATTGAAGGAATCCGAGGCTGGCAAAAAAAACATAATACCTTTGCCGCCAGCGCGGCATTACCGGGCATGCTGTTTGGCTGGAATCGCCGGTTCCACGTTTCATTATGAGGTTGATGATTCCGGCAAGGACGACACGTTGCGGAAACGGATGCGTGAACTGGCGGCCAGGAACCGGCGGTTTGGTTTGCCCAGGTTGCATGCGATGTTACGGGCGGAGGGGCTGGAGACAAACCACAAACGGAGCGAGCGGATATACCACGAGGAGGGGCTATCCTTGCGGACGAAACGCCGCAACCGGAAGATGCCCGCGCTCCGGAAAATTGGGAGAAGGTCAATTGCCCATTTTCTCCCTTCCTAG
- a CDS encoding HigA family addiction module antidote protein has protein sequence MIGLKVEHPGIILREEYLEPLGITQTQLARETGISYLRVNELVNGKRGITPDTAMRLAKYLGTSAEYWMNWQSAFDLQKAETEHHKEYERIPAFTPQLITR, from the coding sequence ATGATTGGATTGAAAGTCGAACATCCCGGGATAATTCTCCGGGAAGAGTATCTGGAGCCCCTGGGTATCACGCAAACCCAGCTCGCCCGGGAAACCGGCATCAGCTATCTGCGGGTGAACGAACTGGTCAACGGTAAAAGAGGGATCACCCCCGACACCGCCATGCGGCTGGCGAAATATCTGGGAACGTCCGCTGAATACTGGATGAACTGGCAATCGGCCTTCGACCTGCAAAAAGCCGAGACCGAACATCACAAAGAGTATGAGCGGATTCCCGCTTTTACGCCACAGTTGATCACTCGTTAA
- a CDS encoding DUF2141 domain-containing protein, producing the protein MTAAPDKLRFIFHGLLLATLLIAAPAIAENHTSAVKASAKTDVLVVNASGFIHDRGVAVANLFREGEDIFRKPSIRVMANISNGKAVFAIPDLKYGTYAVTVFHDEDGNGDLDHNMLHMPAEPLGFSNGFKMSLFSGLPSFAKLKFAFAPGGKPLDITVR; encoded by the coding sequence ATGACCGCCGCGCCGGACAAATTACGCTTTATTTTCCACGGTCTGCTTTTGGCGACTCTTTTAATCGCGGCTCCCGCCATTGCGGAGAACCATACGTCCGCCGTGAAGGCAAGCGCTAAAACGGATGTTCTGGTTGTCAACGCCAGCGGATTCATACATGACCGAGGCGTGGCTGTCGCAAACCTGTTCCGCGAGGGGGAGGATATATTCCGGAAGCCGTCAATCCGCGTAATGGCGAATATTTCCAATGGAAAGGCCGTTTTCGCTATTCCCGATCTTAAATACGGAACCTACGCTGTCACTGTGTTTCACGACGAAGACGGCAATGGCGATCTGGATCACAACATGCTCCACATGCCGGCGGAGCCGCTGGGATTTTCAAACGGTTTTAAGATGTCGCTGTTCTCGGGATTGCCAAGCTTCGCAAAACTTAAGTTTGCTTTCGCGCCAGGCGGCAAACCACTGGATATCACCGTCCGGTGA
- a CDS encoding type II toxin-antitoxin system RelE/ParE family toxin produces the protein MIITFACKRTEAFFRKGKASGLLAGQIQNAASRKLQMLHFAVDVNDLKVPPGNQLEALKGSRKGQYSIRINNQYRICFRFEGSNAYDVEIVDYH, from the coding sequence ATGATAATAACGTTTGCCTGCAAACGGACCGAAGCATTTTTCCGGAAAGGAAAAGCGTCGGGACTCCTTGCGGGGCAGATACAGAATGCCGCATCAAGAAAGTTGCAGATGCTACATTTCGCCGTGGATGTGAATGACCTTAAAGTTCCACCGGGCAACCAGCTTGAGGCGCTTAAAGGGAGCCGAAAAGGTCAATACAGCATCAGGATAAACAACCAATATCGAATATGCTTCCGGTTCGAGGGAAGCAACGCTTACGACGTGGAGATAGTGGACTATCACTAA
- a CDS encoding SRPBCC family protein, with translation MKEIVGVMVKLSVPAEKVWKVIASVGGVDKWSPMITSCRVEGAGPGSKRFCEMGDGTKLNEVVDEIDESHKRFKYRITSGLPVEGYEGTIEVKAVDGGATQVTWWSAYAAGADVAEGMRQMIREALGASLLGLEKYCRN, from the coding sequence ATGAAAGAGATAGTGGGCGTGATGGTTAAGCTTTCGGTTCCGGCCGAGAAGGTGTGGAAGGTTATCGCTTCCGTGGGGGGTGTGGATAAATGGTCGCCGATGATCACTTCTTGCAGGGTGGAGGGGGCTGGGCCCGGCTCCAAAAGGTTCTGCGAAATGGGCGACGGGACAAAACTGAACGAAGTTGTGGACGAGATAGACGAGAGCCATAAACGGTTCAAATACCGGATCACCAGCGGTTTGCCGGTGGAAGGTTACGAAGGAACGATAGAGGTGAAGGCCGTGGACGGCGGGGCCACCCAGGTTACCTGGTGGTCGGCTTACGCCGCCGGGGCGGACGTGGCCGAGGGAATGCGCCAGATGATAAGGGAGGCCCTGGGGGCTTCGCTTCTGGGTTTGGAGAAATATTGCCGCAACTAG
- a CDS encoding ABC transporter permease, with product MTFLKIAFGNLKRNRRRTLSTIAVICVGVSMMALTNGFTDGVTASMSGSLVNQIDGHLRIEHRDYKKYAITDQEKILIKDFRELADEVGRNPHVIAVMPRVLTGGLIGKDDKSTTFFATISSFETLSKVLPDYANNLTAGEPLLPADPDGVLIGKALAQSLALNIGDEVALLSKTVHGEQSSALAHIRGIVTFPQDPIVEQSLIVAGMGKSMKENLLDIGEGATQLLVRLDDINNVPEVAESLNRQFESQNLPWRVVPWYESKTYSQIVGMLNGINVVIMFILALMLGVITSNALLMAFFERINEIGSLRAIGMRKLEIRQLLYYEAAITGAVGTLAGLALGAALIFSASHFGVPLGSFLNQLVRPTLTAISFAASAVVPIIAIMAAATAPIRLATRMSVIESLNYR from the coding sequence ATGACATTTCTAAAGATCGCATTTGGCAATCTCAAGCGCAATCGCAGGCGGACATTGTCCACGATAGCCGTCATCTGCGTTGGCGTTAGCATGATGGCTCTCACCAACGGGTTTACAGACGGCGTAACCGCCAGCATGTCCGGCTCGCTGGTAAACCAAATTGACGGCCACTTGAGAATAGAGCACCGCGACTACAAGAAATACGCAATCACGGATCAGGAGAAGATTCTGATTAAGGATTTTCGCGAGCTTGCGGACGAGGTGGGGCGAAATCCGCATGTTATTGCCGTCATGCCGAGAGTTTTGACAGGCGGGTTGATTGGCAAGGACGACAAGAGCACAACTTTCTTTGCGACTATCTCCAGTTTTGAAACTTTAAGCAAAGTGCTTCCCGACTACGCAAATAACCTGACCGCCGGGGAACCATTGTTACCCGCCGATCCCGATGGAGTATTGATCGGAAAGGCGCTTGCGCAGAGCCTTGCCCTGAACATCGGTGATGAAGTGGCTCTATTGTCCAAAACTGTTCATGGAGAACAAAGTAGCGCGCTTGCTCATATCCGGGGGATTGTGACTTTCCCGCAAGACCCCATAGTTGAACAAAGCCTGATAGTGGCCGGGATGGGCAAGAGCATGAAAGAGAACCTTCTGGATATAGGCGAAGGGGCGACACAACTGCTGGTTCGGCTGGACGATATCAATAACGTTCCTGAAGTCGCGGAGAGCCTGAACAGGCAATTTGAATCGCAAAACCTGCCTTGGAGAGTTGTTCCCTGGTACGAGAGCAAGACCTACAGCCAGATTGTGGGAATGCTCAATGGAATAAACGTGGTGATCATGTTCATTCTGGCGCTGATGCTTGGAGTAATAACAAGCAATGCGCTCCTGATGGCGTTCTTCGAGCGTATAAATGAAATCGGCTCACTGCGCGCCATTGGAATGCGCAAGCTGGAAATCCGCCAATTGCTTTATTACGAGGCGGCGATTACCGGAGCTGTTGGAACGCTGGCCGGGCTGGCCCTTGGAGCGGCGCTGATTTTCTCCGCGTCTCATTTTGGCGTCCCGCTCGGGAGTTTTTTGAACCAGCTGGTGCGCCCAACGCTGACGGCAATCAGTTTCGCCGCGTCGGCTGTGGTTCCAATTATAGCCATCATGGCGGCAGCCACCGCGCCCATCCGTTTGGCAACCAGGATGAGCGTAATCGAATCCCTCAATTACCGCTGA
- a CDS encoding tetratricopeptide repeat protein, whose translation MPFEIGERIGGRFEIHRIFGGAGKSGMGVVYVCYDHEKGGVLALKTYQEGFFYDKALLDSFKRGALAWIHLDRHPNVVQAYGVFQLGGRLYLGLEYIAPDQEDRNNLTHYLRGKISLEKALRWGVQFCDAIEHARLKGITPHRDIKPDNLMVTRTGDLKVSDFDLAGIGKLAAPPADSQGSPQAAHGLSFINAGNGKVVAGTPPWMAPEQFEGETDVRSDIYSFGVTLYQMAAKGQLPIVSDDGDWRSAHLKQTPEPLKNMLWPIIQRCLDKNPAKRFGGSDPASGFVELRDTLVQLWEREMPNMPVPEPPVGRVFEAKDHCERGVSFAELGLHDQALREYKKAIELDPDYPVVYLNAGASLAHKGIYKEAVKAYAKALKLNPDMAEAYANYGAILKEEGKLDEAEKAYRKAISLKPELAGAYETLGIILSETGRNEEAITIIRKAVEKDSSNPGHHYALGVSLERGKKPEEAFLFFQQAVRLAPSNPHYLYGLGNSFRMLGNMQGAVEAWQECAAMDPKHSMVRFNLGIAYERAGYLDGACSWYEAAIKADPKDPSAYYNYGLLLANATIYGDAADAFEKFAQYATPELAQHVETAKGNAASLRGEEERYQKLMADMPEAVYNRGLANLNLGRLAAAKPFLDKANAMRQGYGPALCGLGIWHEKSGDFTKAAECYRRSISSAPDYVVAWNNLGWASYNLGDLKTAREAYEKYLAVAPPEQKAWADGARQVLAEIKAKLAQAR comes from the coding sequence ATGCCTTTTGAAATCGGAGAACGCATCGGGGGACGTTTCGAGATACACCGGATTTTCGGGGGAGCCGGAAAATCCGGGATGGGCGTGGTCTATGTTTGCTACGACCACGAAAAAGGGGGCGTGCTGGCCCTCAAGACCTATCAGGAGGGCTTCTTTTACGACAAGGCCCTTCTGGACAGTTTCAAGCGGGGCGCGCTGGCGTGGATCCATCTGGACAGGCACCCCAACGTGGTACAGGCGTATGGCGTATTCCAGCTGGGCGGGCGGCTTTACCTGGGCCTTGAATACATTGCCCCCGATCAGGAGGACCGCAACAACCTTACCCATTATCTCCGTGGCAAGATATCCCTGGAAAAAGCTTTACGGTGGGGTGTGCAGTTCTGTGACGCCATCGAACACGCCCGGTTGAAGGGGATCACCCCCCACCGGGACATCAAACCCGATAACCTGATGGTCACCCGGACCGGGGATCTGAAGGTCAGCGATTTTGATTTGGCGGGGATTGGCAAGCTGGCCGCCCCGCCCGCGGACTCCCAAGGCTCTCCCCAAGCCGCGCATGGGCTTTCGTTCATAAATGCCGGTAACGGAAAAGTGGTGGCGGGCACCCCGCCATGGATGGCCCCCGAGCAGTTCGAAGGGGAGACGGATGTGCGGAGCGACATATACAGTTTTGGCGTCACTCTCTATCAGATGGCGGCTAAGGGCCAGCTTCCGATAGTATCCGATGACGGCGACTGGCGTTCGGCCCACTTAAAACAGACCCCGGAACCGCTAAAAAACATGCTTTGGCCCATAATCCAGCGCTGTCTTGATAAAAATCCGGCAAAGCGTTTCGGCGGGAGCGACCCGGCCAGCGGGTTTGTGGAGCTTAGGGACACGCTGGTTCAGCTGTGGGAGCGGGAAATGCCCAACATGCCCGTGCCGGAGCCGCCGGTTGGCAGGGTGTTCGAGGCGAAGGACCATTGCGAAAGGGGAGTGTCCTTCGCGGAGCTGGGCCTGCACGACCAGGCCTTGAGGGAATACAAGAAAGCCATAGAGCTGGATCCGGATTATCCCGTGGTCTATCTGAACGCCGGGGCTTCGCTGGCCCACAAGGGAATTTACAAGGAAGCGGTAAAGGCATACGCCAAGGCGCTCAAGCTGAACCCGGACATGGCGGAGGCCTACGCCAACTACGGCGCTATCTTAAAGGAAGAAGGGAAACTGGACGAGGCGGAAAAGGCCTATCGCAAGGCCATCTCGCTCAAGCCGGAGCTGGCTGGAGCGTACGAAACGCTGGGGATCATCCTCTCCGAAACGGGCCGCAACGAAGAGGCCATCACCATAATCCGGAAAGCGGTGGAAAAAGACTCCTCCAACCCCGGCCACCATTACGCTCTGGGCGTATCGCTGGAGAGGGGCAAAAAACCCGAGGAGGCGTTCCTTTTTTTCCAGCAGGCGGTGAGGCTTGCTCCCAGCAATCCGCATTACCTTTACGGGCTGGGCAATTCATTCAGGATGCTGGGGAATATGCAGGGCGCGGTGGAGGCCTGGCAGGAATGCGCCGCGATGGATCCGAAACATTCAATGGTCCGGTTCAACCTTGGCATTGCTTATGAGAGGGCGGGGTATCTGGACGGCGCCTGCTCATGGTACGAAGCGGCCATCAAGGCCGATCCGAAAGACCCCAGCGCTTATTACAATTACGGCCTGCTACTGGCCAACGCCACCATTTATGGCGATGCCGCCGACGCTTTCGAAAAGTTCGCGCAATACGCCACGCCGGAACTGGCCCAGCATGTGGAAACCGCGAAAGGGAACGCCGCCAGCCTTCGCGGCGAGGAAGAGCGTTACCAGAAGCTGATGGCGGACATGCCCGAGGCGGTGTACAACCGGGGGCTGGCCAATCTCAACCTGGGGCGGCTGGCCGCGGCAAAACCGTTTCTGGACAAAGCCAACGCCATGCGGCAAGGCTACGGGCCAGCCCTGTGCGGGCTTGGCATCTGGCATGAGAAATCCGGCGATTTTACGAAAGCCGCTGAATGTTACCGCCGCTCGATTTCCAGCGCCCCGGATTATGTGGTGGCCTGGAACAACCTGGGCTGGGCCAGCTATAACCTTGGCGATTTGAAGACCGCCAGGGAGGCTTACGAGAAGTACCTGGCCGTAGCGCCACCGGAACAGAAAGCCTGGGCCGACGGGGCGCGGCAGGTTCTGGCCGAGATTAAAGCAAAGCTGGCCCAGGCGAGGTAA